Proteins from one Haliaeetus albicilla chromosome 4, bHalAlb1.1, whole genome shotgun sequence genomic window:
- the LOC104312107 gene encoding chymotrypsin-like elastase family member 2A, protein MCAFDHRYDIALIKLTEHITLSDHIKLACLHSAQSILSSNTACYVTEWERLQRNGALPDDLQQGLLLVVDYATCSKPSWWRSTVKPTIARTGRDGVTCSCNGDSGGPVNCQSADGRWEVHGTISFGSAFDCSYYHKPSVFTWVSGYNSWIEQVMATN, encoded by the exons ATGTGTGCATTTGACCACAGGTATGACATTGCTTTGATCAAACTCACTGAACACATCACCTTAAGTGACCACATTAAGCTGGCCTGCCTCCATTCTGCACAAAGCATCCTGTCGTCTAACACTGCCTGCTATGTGACAGAATGGGAAAGACTGCAGA GAAATGGAGCTCTTCCAGATGACCTGCAGCAAGGTCTTTTGCTGGTGGTGGATTATGCAACTTGTTCCAAGCCTAGCTGGTGGAGAAGCACAGTGAAACCCACCATAGCTCGCACGGGTAGGGATGGAGTCACCTGCAGTTGTAAT GGGGACTCTGGTGGCCCAGTGAACTGCCAAAGTGCTGATGGCAGGTGGGAAGTACATGGTACCATCAGCTTTGGCTCTGCTTTTGACTGCAGCTATTATCACAAGCCTTCTGTCTTCACTTGGGTCTCTGGTTATAACAGCTGGATCGAGCAG GTTATGGCAACCAACTAA